The nucleotide window ACCAAATCCTCAAATAAACATCCATTCATTAAGGTAATTCAATGCACCTCCTAACCACTCAACCGTCTCCACCCTTAATCGAAATGAAATAACATGCACAGTCTGTTTAGCCATATCTATGCATTTTGAagtgttttaaagattatctattttttattactgatattatcttgtttggtttatcaataataaaatattataataatcttctattaactatgctgacgtgacaggtaatataggtggtaatctgattatcacctttatcttaggtattaaaatattatcaaagtaatcttgattttattataattatattattgtttattaatttttaaaacaaaattaaatttatttttaattaatataacaaataatataaaaatatttaaaaataattatatttaagggtatttaagtaaaataatttactagtattattttattacagttaattaaatactatctatttttatcaaattttatcaaatatagtaatcatttatactcagtaatcttcttagtaatctatctttaagataatctctctattttaataataaaatattacctaaatcaAATTCCTCTGATGGTGTTGCTTCTTTTCTACTGGGGTTGTGTCATCAGTTTAGAGTTTTTACTTctttaaggttttaaaatgGCGGGTGTTGTAGAGTTTTGGTTGTGCGAGTTATGGGCTTTGAGAGGTTAAGGACCGAAAGGTTTGTCCAAATGCTACTTTTTGTGGGTGTTGTGGGTTGTGGGTTATTGGGTTGAATGGAGATGAGGAGTGTTGTAGCTGCTTTCGGAGAGTAGATACAAATTATGCGGGAAGACGGGTTCTTAGGTGGGGTGCTCtatagagatattaattaataaaactacgggtaatattatatgtatatatttttatatataatttaaatatatagataataaattattatataattatatattattttatttttaatttaaactcatctaatcacataatgatatattatttatatacctaaattatatattaaaaatatgtatgtatagttttattaataaaactacttCTTAAATGGTCAATGTAAATATAACCAACAACTCTTGCTGTATACTATAGCAGTCATAGATATGTCTCAAATTTTAAGACTTAAAAGGGTTGAACATAAAAGATACTCAACCATTCATCTAGCGCTACCTCATAAAAGTGCATAACATGTCACGTTGGGATGGATACACAGTCGTATATGCTAAGGATGCATGTCCATGCAACCcaagatgaaaagaaaagttTATAAAGACACGTTGCAAAGAGTTTGGGGATCGTTATCCCATCTTACAACCTTGTCCGTATCTCGATTCTAACAAAGTGACAAGCAAGCGGAGGAAGTTCTAGCGAGTTAGAGGGGAAGAAAGAAGATAACCGGCTGCAAATCGTTCAACAGGTGATACAAGTAAGGAGATTGTAGCTGAGTTTTTGTACAGATTGTATGATCATGGTGATAATGCTTGTGCTGTGAGGTTGCCATGTTATATGATTTGAATATATGAAAATGCAGTATTTATGTGTATAGTTGCAACCGGGAGAATTATGAAACATATTTctacaaatttttataatataatttgtgatCGTGTTCATTAATGTATGAACATTCAAAGGATTACatcagtgtttttaaaattgaatgagaCTGTTcgatttaatcaattaaactgtaaactaatttataatttgatctaattttataattcgaTCTAATCTATATGTAAATAttgagttatttaaaatttagtcaaattCGATAAATCTGTTGAATtagaaaaactatttaaaacgaACAATTTGTAATCGGGttcttttatatatgtaattgagtttcaattgtttaattaatatatttaaaattatattttatatgttacatatgttttatatttaaaaaatgtgacaaatatttaatacaatttaaaaaatatataataatttgataataaattgaattaattaattgttcaaTTGAACCGATCAAATGATCAACCAGTAAAATGAGCAGTTCGAGGTCAATTCggttttaaaaaacataaagttACAACattaattgttatataataaagagattttttatgaataggaaaattttgtactttattattaataactgagcttttgtatttgtttattattttataaaagaaagtATATTAGCATGAAAAACCGAATTATAATAATCAATGTGtataaaaaagataaacaaatctGAAATACATCAATGTCATTATCCAATAGGTCACATGTATGTAGTGAAATGtgaatttttatcttataaaaacatttatatttgaCATTAGGGCTGAACTCAAACTAAGCCCGTTCAAGcttaagtttgagcttgagctcggtttGAATGAGCTTGAAACAAGCCACCCtagtcaagctcgagctactagttaaatttttaattaaaaattttgatataaaatgacgtcgttttgattaatatgtattaaaacgacgttattttaataacaaaaaacgagTTGAActaaattcgaatcgagtttgagtttagcttTCATGAGCTCGACGAACTTGAGCTCAGCTATATGTAAactgagccgagctcaagctcggctcagttcgaatccaaccctatttgACAtcttaattagtaatatattaaaattgaagagaTTCCCATTAACAAAATTTCTAGGATTTTTTAAGAACTTGTTTGAAAGAGTAGTTAATGTCAACTTCTAACTTGGGACAACTTAAAGCTTGcaattttgtacataaataatgatatgtcattatatgattaagtgttattttatctttaatttttaattatttaatcacataataatacatcgtTATAagtagataaaattatatacaaaagttGTCAACATATCACCACTCTTAATGGATTTTGTCTTATGTCTCTTAATTTGGGCTTGCATATTCTTTTTCCATTATTATTCACCATTTAATTGTTGTGTTATTGAGAGATtttctataaattataaaaattctatCTTTGTGATAACAAATTTACATGTATTCCACAATAACTACCaaagaatttaatttcaaatgtaaacaaaatgaaaattttcattccaTCATGTTATGTGTTATAACAAGTACATTATAATAACCAGAATTTGGTGTCATATGTATATTATCACTTCTTAGTTCCTTCTCAAGAAGAATTACAATCACCAGTACTTAACACTTTCAAGTTCTTTATTGAGAAGAATTATGATCACTTTCCTATAATaatctaaacatttttaagTCTCTTTCTCTTAGAAGATGAGGGTTCAATtgagaaaacatatttttattaaaaacacgTAGATTAGacatttattttgataatgtcATCTATAGATCCTTGTACTCGATAGAATGACCTCCAAATCTTATGTCTACCACCCACATACAGTATGACCTATTGATATCATATCTACCACCTACAAACTTGACAACATCTCGTATGATATTACATCCACCACCCACATCCTTGCTATCATAAAGCACAAAAAATGTATTTGTAGTTTATTATATCCTTGTTCTTGCAACTACTATTCACATACTTGGAACTTTTATATTGTTTGTCACAtgtagggatggcaatttgggcccgactttaggggccccgaccctccctgaccctaacggggaggggattccccgataaaaacggggaaaggggcggggatggggacaaaaaaaatccccgtaatcggggacgggtcggggacggggatacatgtgtccccgccccgccccgcccctcccctcccctccccgccccgccccgaccctccccgcccctcccctccccgccccgcccctcccggcccctcccctcccctcccctccccatcccctccccaccccctaaatctaatatattaatttaataatttctagaaaattttacattataatttattaaaactataactttaattttactaatttttgaattatcaattattagcttttactaatttctaaactattaatctaatatattaaaaaaaacctagaatttcattatcataaaatgtaaatgcaccaaattaattttatttcaacttcaaaacttagttagtcaatccactaggttttacacacaaaaaataataaattataaacttaataaaatcaattgaagtcaatgaaaagtgttaagtttaatgttattataaaattaccctaaatcacatacatgaagagctactaatgaagagattgattattgcatattgttaaattttatgaaaactttatatttgaactaaaataacaaagaatattttatagctcttgtagcaagtgatattttggaaaaatattatttattttatttattgaaatatataaaagaattaaaatttatattaatgggtatggggaggggatttttccccgcggggacggggcggggcggggatggggaggggatttttccccacggggacggggcggggatggggaggggatttttccccgcgaggacggggaggggatggggaggggattttccttcgcggggagaggacggggattattttttatccccgcaacggggacggggcggggacggggattgatatcccctacggggacggggacggggattgatatcccctccccgcccctccccattgccatccctagtcacatgtataataatacatagatttttttttgtaaaaacccgagtttttttttttaagaaacaCAAGCATGAGTCATCTAGAACCGACATTAGCTACTCCTTTGGACAACATTAAAATGAAAACCTAGAAGATATATCTAAATATAGTTGGTAAATCATTAATGAAGCCTATGTTTTTTGGTCAATTATATTGGATTCgactaaaaaatatatgtttcgTTTACATATATCAATCATTTCACATCCATTTTAACAAATACCTTATATGTGAAGATACGAAAATGTTGAGATTTAGATAAAGGAAATCAATgctcaatatttaaaaatgaagaGAGCCTTTATAGTGTTTGTATTGGAGGCcctcaaaatatttattgtttgatGATAGTGAGAAaggatttttcattttaatactTAGATTCAAGATTGATTTTGTGCCCCAAACGAAAACATAAAAGGGATACTGAATTTTTTATCCCAAAATAGCTCCACCTATATATTTATACCTCTTTTTATAgtctaaacatttttaccattttatgtGGTAAAATACCTAAATTACTTTGTCTTCAACCTTATAAACACAAGGGAGGGAGATCATTAGAGAATTCACATATTTTGTAAAGATTTCATGACAAAATCATCCAAATCCAAGTTAGTCTTGATTCAATCTTTTATACTATGTGTTTtcttatttaacaattaaaaatcaaataatatatggtaagttcatatttataacttcatgtaaaatataattttcttgtgattttatattgttatattgtttaatattatgattttatattgttatattgtttaatgtcgttataatatgattgaagtattgatggttaaaattgaaaatgagttgACAAAAATCCAAGTTTGGAttaaaaaacatacaaaaaacaGATTGGCGTTGTTGTCAAGGCTTGACGTTAACGTCAACTTGTTCTTGTGGACCAAATCCTAGATAAAATCAACACAAGTGTTTTATGTTTCAGGTTTAATTGAagtcaaagatgaaaaaaaaaaacctgaaacATAAAACACCTATGTTGATTTTATCTAGGATTTGGTCCAGAAGAATAGGAATGTCAAGCCTTAGCGTCAATGCCAACTTATTCTTTGTGTGTTTTTTTATCTAGACATTGGATCTTTGTcaactcattttcaatttttaccaTCAATACttcaattacattataacaatattaaataatacaataatatgaaattataatattaaacaatataacaacttaaaatcatatcaaaattatattttacatgaagtcataaacataaatttatcatacattatttgatttttaattgttaaataagaAAACACAAAACATAGAGACTTGATTCAAGACTGACCTAGACTTAGATGAATTTGCTGTGAAATCTTTATAAGATATATGAATTCTCTAATGAAATTTCTAGCTCTCCTCCCTTGCGTTTATAAGGTTAAAGACAATAGTAATTTAAGCATTCtgatatataaaatgataaaaatgtttagattataaaaaaaagatataaatgtataaatgcACCTATTTTggggtaaaaaattcaatatcccaaaataaaatatgtggGTTCTTGATCTTTGCCTtcaagtaatattatttaatataatctcCCATCTTTATTATTCAtagtaattataaaaagaattgaTCAAATATAAAGACGACAGCAAACTAAAACATATCCTATAATGAGTAAATAAGAAACTCAATAAGATGACTTTAAAGTTAGTAAAATTGGTGGAgcactaaaatttttaaagtgaaagtTAAGGCTTCAACTTTTACTacgtttgtgaaattttaatttaattagtgtagTAGTTATAAGTTTAGTAACACTATTTCAGATATACTCGTCTAATAAATACAGACAAGatcccaattaaaaaaaaaaaaaacccaacaagGATAAGTCTTGTCCCTTATCCCCTTGTAAACCACCACAAAACCAGAAAATTAACTAAAACGCAAGCGGGCGGAATGTTAATATTCTTACAACCATACACTCCCCTTCCATCCATATTAATACCTTACCCACCAAAGTTTCACTTTATATTCACAATCCCTTGACATAATCTTCGACTGAGATGTCAACTTATCCACCGTTAGATGACAATTGACCTTGACCTTGACCGTCCACGTCTTCACTGACCCCACCTTGATCTTGACAGGAGCTATGAAATATATCCTAAGCGGCACCGTTTCGGATTTCTCAGCCTCTACTAGCTGGTTTTGAACGGAGCTCGCTAACTGAATAGTAGAGCCTTTAAGATCCACATTGAAGATTGTAACGTTATTATTGGGCTGATAAAACTGCGGCAAAACGCCGTCGCATAAGACGACGTCCTCGTAATAAGCCTTGACTGAGCTGTCTGTCTCGTAGTAGATTCCGATGTGGTCATTGGGATTTTTTGCGGTGACTGAAATGTTGAACTGAGGAGAtataggtgaagaagaagaagaagaagaagaagagagattgAGAGGTTTGATGGAGATAGAGTTGATGGAATAATGAGGCGCCTCTGGACGAAAAATGAGGTAAAAGATGCCGGAGGCGATGGCGAGGATGAGAATGAGGGAGAGGAGGGTGCAACAGACGAAGCGACAGCAGCAGCAAGGTCTAGAAGGTTTCCGGCGAGAGAGGCGCCTGAAACGCTCAGCGTTTTCGGGTGGAGGGACGCGGTAGATTTGGTCTTTAGGGATTTGAATAACGTAAGTGCCAGCAGCCGGTTGAGGAGATTTAGGAATGGTTTTTTGGTTTTGAGGAGGAGAAGGAAAAGCTCTGGATTTTGAGACTTCTTCTTTATCACCATCTTCATGCTGGGAGGGCGACTGGTGAGGGTGAACTCTTTCATCAGCCATGGGAATTGTTGGCAAGATTTGCTTCCAGTTTCTGTAGAAAttcaaaagagaagaaatgaaCAATGATACATGGAAACATACACTTAAGGAAAGCAAAGCCTAAAGACTAGGAAGAAACCGCGTAAGAGGGCAAATatggaaagaaattaaaacaataaccaCCTGTAATTTGTAGAATCTGAtttctcaaatatttatcatttttttaatttaattatttttaataaatattgaaagTCCATTATATAATATGGAGTTGTTCAGGCAGGCTagattaaaattacaatataatataaaaaatattaataattctcAAAAATGCCATTACAATAATGattaatagataattattaatatatggtCTGTTAAATTTCAATggtcaaataaattaattaaaaaggcACAAAGATGTCACATGAATGGAGTGAATTGAGAAACAAGGCCGATGGAACTTCGAGTTTTCAAAAGAAGACAATGATGTAGCAGTCACAGCCAAGACAAATAACCTgctggctggctggctggctggcCGCTGGATTTCTGATTCTCAAAAAGGTCACTCACTCAGATTATATTggttaataaataaagaagacaggtgtattaattaattaatgtatgaATACAACATACATGCATGGACACGTATCAGGTGCCCTCACAACACAAGACATGTCCACGTAATTTAATAATGGccaaagttttaatataaatacaaatatatatttatgaagtTTGAATAACCCAAACAATTAtttataggttaatttttattaaatttttttattagagataataGCAAAATTGTCACTATTGAGTTGTATCCTGTTATATTAGGAAAGTTATCAAAACATATTaggatataatatatttttaaggatttgatttgatttgagatttgatttgatttatttccttttatactTTCTctgtaattgtatatattataacattttgtACTCTgaataaataagagaaaacaatattctcaagtcatatggtatcagagcctattTTAcgcatttaaaattttttccggCGTTCTCAACTTAGTTTTCGGTGAATCCAAGTCGTTCCACTATTTCTCTGATCACTGTGCTTCTGTCATTTTTCGATGATCGTACTTATACCAGTGTGATCAGGATTCTCTTGTTGACACATCCGTCAAAGCAGCATCATTGGTCATTGTTCCACGTGCTTACACGCGTTGCTTGATCTCTCAGTATCTTTCGACATCGATCTCTTATTCCGTCAATAGTGCGATGACATCGCCTTTTCCGTTGAACTCAGACAACGTCGACAAGTCCATCTGTGGTGACTTTGCAGTCATCCAATGTTGAAATCTGCTGCATGCGCTAGTCATTTATCCTCTTGAAACGAGATCTCTAATCTACTGTTTCGACGCACGTGGAACTACATCGCCTTAGCCAATCGACTCAGTAGAAGCCAGTGGTCAATTCTGTAGAAGACCCAACTCCACTAGGTGCTCCACGCTCCATCGGTGACGTCACTAAATAGTTCCTCCTTTGTTCATGCATTTCGAAGGCTTTGTTTCATGGTTCAATAGTTTTCTGATCAGTTTGTGTGCTTCGGTTTCTTCAGATCTTCACTTTTCTCTAAAAAGCTTCTTTTGTTCTCTGATTTGTGATTCACTATATCCATTGAAAACTCTAAACCAGGTAAGCATAGTGGTCATGGAAATCGATCAAAGTGTAGTTATTGTAACAAATGAGGTCACATCAGAGACAAGTATTATAAGTTTCATGATTGTCCTCCTCGAACTACTAATATTGTTCAGACTTCTGATTCTCCTATTGATTCCTCTAGAGTGCAGTTGCCACCATTTTTGACACTTATAGGTGATAATCTTGAAGATTATCTCTGATATCAGAGTGCAAAACAATCTTCATCTTCTGTTGTTTCGATTGGTCATTCGGGTAATTCAGTCGTATGCCTCACTCACTATTCTTTTTTCAAGTCATGGGTCCTTGATTCCAAGTTATCATCTCATCCCatctataattttttgagttatCATCGTTTATCTTCACCATACTATGTCTTTATGTCCACTTTATCCTCTATATTTATCCTTGTTACCGTTCATGAGGCATTATTTGATTCCGAATGGTGACAAGCAATGGTGGATGAGATGTCTACTCTACATGCTAATAATACTTGGGAACTAGTTCCTTTGCCTCTTGGTCACT belongs to Mangifera indica cultivar Alphonso chromosome 2, CATAS_Mindica_2.1, whole genome shotgun sequence and includes:
- the LOC123209704 gene encoding NDR1/HIN1-like protein 13, whose product is MADERVHPHQSPSQHEDGDKEEVSKSRAFPSPPQNQKTIPKSPQPAAGTYVIQIPKDQIYRVPPPENAERFRRLSRRKPSRPCCCCRFVCCTLLSLILILAIASGIFYLIFRPEAPHYSINSISIKPLNLSSSSSSSSSPISPQFNISVTAKNPNDHIGIYYETDSSVKAYYEDVVLCDGVLPQFYQPNNNVTIFNVDLKGSTIQLASSVQNQLVEAEKSETVPLRIYFIAPVKIKVGSVKTWTVKVKVNCHLTVDKLTSQSKIMSRDCEYKVKLWWVRY